ATCCCGGAACGGAAATATGGCAGGACCATTAATAAGATAACTCAGACATTAATAGATTGTATATAGGAGATTACAAACTTTACATTTCCCAAACAGCTATCTAACAAACTGTTGTGAAATCATTATGTTAATGCTTGTATATAAGGCGTTATATGATGCTCTCCTTAGATAATTTGTCAAAGGGACGGTGAAGAAGCCGAAAGGTTAAAGCATggtatgactggaatattgctgaaagtgtcaAAGGCTAGAAATTTACTCAGTGCGTGTTTTTATAGGGCATTATGTACATTAAGACTTTGATAcatcatacattgtaaaactaCATTAATACATATTCAATAAAATGAGAAAATTATCATCGGTTAACTGAGATTATACGGCTCGAAGCTGTGAGtaaaattatataaaaatataactcTTCACCGTTGAAACGTTAGAAGGACGTCAGATTTCCGGTGTTTCATACAATACAACTCATTTCAGAGGAAAATTGTCCATAGCATAATCAAACATGCAGTGTACATTTTTTATGAAGACCATGCTTAAGACTATTAGTTTATggcatgtaaatatttcatacttcatTTCATATGTTTCTTTCCAGGATATATTCTATCCCTTGCTTTCGCGCGAAATATTTCATGCACGTacttaattttctttaaatTCGTAAAGGGGGCTGTGAGCGGATACCTGACTGGGATCTTCATCACAGCATGGATCTGCTTTGGAAGCTTTGCGAACAGATCGTCATCACATTCAGTTACCTTCCTGACTCACGGCTGTAACTGGAACGTCACCTACTCCAACAATGTAACTTCAGAAACTACAATAGGGGCCGTGATgtcacatgtgtcagcaaaCACGTCAAATACGGAGTCAGAGTATGTTACTTGACTGCAACACAGATCAACCAACCTATACCAGTCCTATTCTTAagatttatttacaaatttatGATATCGTGTTATTTATTTACCTAATCGGGTCACATGGAATAATTATCTATAGAAAAAGGATACACTATTCTCATAAATGTTCACACATTCTAGCATAAGTAGTGTCATATTGATAATTATATATCGAGCATTGCagacacaaaacaaataacGGTCAGTGTTTAATTTGAGTAAAAAGTAATTAATGTCAGTAGATTATTGATATTAGTTTCTTGTGATAAAATGTAAAAGAACACATTGAGATGAGAGTTTCTTAATTTAAATTGAAGGCATACTTTGAAATGGGCATCTCTTTCGATATAAGCTGTTGGCAGACATGTATTTGGCCATTCTTCTTTCAGTTTATTGAAATAACCAGCATCCATACTGTCATGAGGAGATGCTTATTTCAGTTTCgtgttatatacatatatacatcgttACATACAGCCATACAAACATACCGAGGTGCATTTTCTGTTTCTTTAGCAAAGCTCTAGACGGTCTTTCAAATGGAGATAATTCTAGACATTAGCTGTAGACAGACTTGCGTTCGGGGATGGGTTATTTTCAGTGTCTTTACACAGTAGCAGACAGACTTGCATGCAGAGATTCCTCTTTCAGTTTCTTGATTAAGTAGCAGAGAGACTTGCATGCAGATTTTCCTCTTTCAGTTTCTTGATAAAGTAGCAGACAGACCTGCATGCGTAGATTCCTCTTTCAGTGTGTTTTTTTAAGTAGCAGACAGACTTGCATGCGGGGATTCTTCTTTAAGTTTCTTGATTAAGTAGCAGACAGACCTGCATGCGTAGATTCCTTTTTCAGTGTGTTATTTAAGTAGCAGACAGACTTGCATGCAGAGATTCTTCTTTCAGTTTCTTGATTAAGTAGCAGACAGACCTGCATGCGTAGATTCCTTTTTCAGTGTGTTATTTAAGTAGCAGACAGACTTCCACGCAGAGATTCTTCTTTCCGTTTCTTGATTAAGTAGCAGGCAGACCTGCATGCGTAGATTCTTCTTTCATTTGCCCGTCATGAGTATTCAGACATGTTCTTTCAGGGAAGTGTGATGAAAGGAAACAGAACTCCATCTGAAAATGGTGTCATTGGTCTCTGGATATTGGAAAGATCTGCTCGTTTCTTCACAAAGTATCGCCTAGAGATGCTCTCTAGTCATCTTGTATTTTGTTAACAGAGATCCCTTCTATCCGATGTATCGTCTGTCCTACCTCTACTACTCACTGGTTGCAGCTGTGGTAGTCAGTTTTGTGGGAGCCATTGTCAGTTTGTTGACAGGTATATGACATATATGACCTTTGAATGGAGAATTATATTGTGAGACTGGGATGCTAAAGCACCCCAGCAGTGGTTTGCATTTTCTTGTTGAAATATTTGAGAATAATTTTCCACGTCTAGCATGATTTTCAAGAATGAAATGCGGAGTATAAAATGCAGACACAGTTAAGTCTATTCAGTTGTACTCATTAACTTGGGaacaataaaaaaagaaaaaaaatctatTCATGATGTAGTGATCACAATACGAGTTTGGTTACTACAATCGACAGTTTGTCATACAAGCGCCCCTCCGGTATTTGTTTGCTTCGTTAAAGGCAATCTTAATCTACAGACAGTTATAAAAGACCTTTGACCACTACCTACATAATTAAACTGATTTAGTACAAGGAAAAACATTTCCTCTCTGACAAAccaatatatttttatgttaaaCCCGTTTAATGCCAACTAATATTTTAGACCGAGGCGCCTTAAACTTTTATCGACGAATGTTGATACATTTGATAATAACAAACGCTATTCTCCTTATCATCAAACTCGTTCTTCCAACTTTTTGGTCTACAAACAGTTATAACCATTGTCTTAAGAGTGAACATACTCGTAAGAAGCTTCTGTGAAAGAAAGGTTATTGGcgtcattccattccattgtGACGACGTGGAGATGAATGACGTAACGATTGTCTGCGTGACAACTCATGCtgtttaatcacaaatataccATCATTTGAATATATGCATTTTATATACACTACATAAACCCTTTACTCGATAGGTCCTGTGAAACCCGAGTCCGTGGATCCTCGTTTAATCTGTCCATTGTTTGACAAGCTCTTCCCCTTCTTACCGGAACGTGTTCTCAAACCTCTGCGATTTGGCATCAACCATAAAGGAGTGCGTATTGCGATTGAAACCTAGCACAataacactaaagtcttcaaaAATTGTTTGGGTTTCAATTGCAAAAATGAGGACTAGGTTGAAAGTGATATGTTGCTCCATAAATCACGTAATATTTACCATTTGTATTAAAGAATAACACTCGTAGTTATCTAGAATTtgtcttaagcaacccatgcttcttgtaagaggtgGCTCACCGACCTGTGTGATCAAGCTCACTGCTGAGTTGGTTGGTTGATAACTTGTTTATCATGTTGGTTATTACTGAATTATCTGGTGCtgactggattgtttacagacaacgGACTTATAGCTgggaaattgctgagtgtgtggTCAAACAACTAACGAACTTTACCATCCTGCAACACATAATAGTGAAGTAACTATATAAAGATTGTAGAAACACATAAATACCAAAGGTGTTTACATGAACTATTGGTGTGTTTAGAAATATAGTGAAGCTGCTGCAGATCAGGCCGAAGATAAAGACGTCGCCATGATGAAGGACAAGTTCATATCACACACTGCAGAGAACATGGATGAACACGCTGAAGATCCAACTTGGAATAAAAGATTGTAGAAATTGTACATAACTGAAATTGTGTTAGTAGGATGTAGTATAGACTGAATTTCATATTTGAACCGGAATATGTTTGGTTGCCATGAATAATTTTGTACTGCGAAGGGTCTTGTCTACATTTTTGCAGTTTCGGTGTTGTTATTGATGTTCGATTAGCAGTGTGTTGTTCAAGAAACAGCCCAGTTTGTATGTATCTGGACATACTCTTACAAAGCATGTCATTGTTCCCACTATACCATGAGCACCTGTTGGTGAATTACTATATAACAGTGATGACACCTAGTGTTTATAAATGATGAGTGTACAGTCAAGACCAACGTGACACTTATAAAACAAAGGGCCCGTGAGGATCCGAGTAAGAACttatcttcagtagcccatgcttgtcgaaaaaggcgactgacgggatcggggaGCGGGGGTGGTTGGGGCGGAGGGTCAGACCTTTGGAACcaattaacacatgtcatcgtatcccagttgcgtagatcgatgttcatgctgttgatcactggattttcaggtccagactcgattatttacacaccgccgccaaatagctggaaaatcgctgagtgtggcgtaaaacctaactcacacactcacttaagCAAATGAAAGGCATTTTGGTACCAGCCAAGCAACACAGGAACATATGTTACAAGTCAAATAGGGACTTTCATCTGTCATCATTATGTCATTCATAGATAATATGACAATAGGTACACAACCGATAGCTTTCTCACgcacattttgaatttgagacAAAATTTGATTCAAACTCTAAATGGCATACTTAAGAATTACACGTTTAGTCACGTATAAGCTTGAGCTAGGTTTCCACAAAATCTGCCGACCCACCAAAGAGATGGGAATATAACTGCATCTTGTCTCTAGCTCGTTTTATAGCTAACTCATATCTAAAGGGTGAAATAGACCTGTTGAATTTGTTCCATTCGTCAGATACATTTCATGTTAGCACCTGTAATGGTCTAAAGGTGTGTAATTTCAATTTATCTGACAGGAAACACATAATTAATTCCATCTCACCACAAGATCAGCTTGAGATACAGAAGTAGTTGTGATGTTACAGTGTAAATGTCGTGTACATGTTTTCGGGATTGGCTCTATTTTGGAATGTGCTATTGCCAGTTTTGTACGTTTGTTTgcttttattgtttttaaataaactGTCTATGTTATTTTCCTTCGTCTGTGTGAGAGATCCATCCCCAAAGCGATACCTTTGTGCAATATTAACATCGATAGAACACCACTAAGGACTTTACCTAACTTTACCCGTCTCTCGTGAAAGTCGAGAGTAAACACTGATTCGTCAAGAAAAATCACCTTTTGTCCAACGTCGATTGTCCAAAGACGGTGGTTACAGAAGATTTCGCACCGTCTTGACATGTACTCACCTGTCAGTAGCCTGGCGCAACCGATCCCTTATCTCAACAGCAGTTTGCAACGAGTTTCATAATGCCAGCAGTTTTACTTATCAACCCCGGGCCTGAGTCATTGCCCATCATTGATCATCGACCTGATGTGTTTGTTGGAATGGGGCATGAAACCGGGACATTTGTCACGTCGATGCTCAGCCAGTAAATGTCCAGGACAGGTTGTGTGTTGTTGCTTAAGTGATCTTCTTGGCCAAATTCTCGGGTTTTAATCTGTCCGAACAGCCATTCCGGAGAGGGATCAGTAAAGAAGGACATTTAACTAATGCTGATAAAGTCTTCCCACCTCGCCCATCCACGCCTACAGTGTACACAATGTGTCCTTTAAACCATTTTCCTGTAACGCCACGATTGGGAATTTGGGCACAGACACATAACCaaattgggaatcaaacccgtgccTTTGTCGTGATGAGTACGCATGTTTAACTGTGGCAGACTCAaatgtttatgtatatttttatatagTTCTTAGTTAGCAAGATCATATTAAGTATCAAGGTGAATGGCACTGTTTCCATTTAATAACTTTAACTTTTTAACTATGAAAACACCTATACAAATCTTAGTAATGTTTATGCTTTATTTTACTCTTAGTCCACAGCTCTGCATAGTAAGCCTTTTACACTCTGTCTTACTTCCACTAATTGCCACACTGCATGCTTTCGACACTCTTTGTCCCAGCTCTCAAGTCATTTCTAAAGCTCACTGATAGGCCACGCTGACCACTGCTTAACTATAAAGTTCAGATTTTAAACTCAGCTGCTGTCTTGTTTTGTTGAAGGCAACACATAGCTATGGTCGTGGGAAGTTTATGATGATTTAAGGTTCGTCCATATTGTATAAAATACTGACCCGTGTATAATTGGATAATTTCTTGTTTATTATAATCAGAAATATGACTTACGGTAGCACGTAATTCAGACTTGATACTTGGAATATAACATAGCCTATTAATATGTGTAATAGATGAGCTATCAGATCACTGTGTTATGGCAAATATATGTAATGTTTAAGTATTGAATGCAAGGCTAAACGTATATTAACTAAATCTCAGGCAACTTATAAAAGGAATCACTAGTTCGTTTGAATGCATGAATGTATGTTTGAATGtgggtgtacatgtatgtttgatACGTGTGGTTAATTGATGTGTGTAATATTATCTGTAGTTCCATGTTGGATTTGTGTGGCGGATGCATTTGTACTTTTAAACCCCCTTTTATAGAATATCACTTGTATATACGGTGTTTGCGTACATTGTTATTTGTCATGCAGATATGTGGTCACTCTGACGGACATCCTGATATATCAGCTTGCTTTGGTACAACCAACCTGGTATGTAATACCTAAATGTACATCATAGATGCATAAATTATAATGTTTTCTAAAGACACCTATAGCTTTTTATGCTCGTTGCAGATTTGTATCGATGTTAGTAACAAACTTGTGGCATAATTCAGATGTATTTGATCTGATGAATTCTATACACTTGATGAGCGAtttaaatatgtacatacattatttatttcattgtatttaatatatttcctGTGCTCTTTCAGGCTGTTTATTACATAGAGTGGTAATAAACACGTCAGCCCCACAACCCACTGCTGTTTGTATTCTTGCATTCCGGACGAAAACACGGCGCTGTTATATAACCACTAATCTTCCGCTCAGATGAAGTACATTAAATATACAACTACTGTCCATATTCATCTGGAAGCTCTCCCTTTGTTGGTGCTTGAATACAGTAATCATGTGGAACTATCGTCTAGCGTGTCAAAGATATTCTCCGTCATGGCATTCACAATAATAAAGATTGCTCTTTGaacgaaaaaaaaaaccaaaaacgaATTTCATTGATATGTGTATTGATCAGACGTGCATGTAATGAATTCAAATAATACATTTTCATCGTTTTTATTTGCTTTGGGCAGTTCTATAAAACGTTTGATGCTTTGCTGGTATTGATGACGACAGTTGCTCCAAAGGAACAGTACCCTGGGAAGCTGTTCTCAACACTCAAGTACAAGAGTGCCAAAGGTATGTCCGTTTATACCAATACCACTTTGTTTGTCGTGGCTAACAAAAGTTTCATTGTTGAACGAAAAGGATCCAGTCAAATTCCGTACGGAAAATCTTATAGTTAATTAGCCAGAACAATAATGATTCTTTTGATTCGTATGGACAACAGAATGATTCTTAGTCATGCTAAGTGTTTGCGCAACAGATGCTAGTGACCCACAAGCAGTTGTTTGTATTGATATCGTGTTGGCATTACTTCTTTCTCAGGTCATTTGCCTTCATTCTATTGCGTTATTGTCAAGTTGTTGTTCTTTGTGCGACGATGCATTTCGTTTTCATTGCATTATGTTTGATTGACATGTTGATTTTATATGTTACAGAAACCTGTTGTATTTATGACTTCAAATTGTGCAGAAtaggacatccacatcaaccATCAATCTGCTAGGACATCCATccacacgcacgtacacacacaacAGTATATGT
The nucleotide sequence above comes from Haliotis asinina isolate JCU_RB_2024 chromosome 5, JCU_Hal_asi_v2, whole genome shotgun sequence. Encoded proteins:
- the LOC137284700 gene encoding sodium-dependent multivitamin transporter-like; translated protein: MSHVSANTSNTESEDPFYPMYRLSYLYYSLVAAVVVSFVGAIVSLLTGPVKPESVDPRLICPLFDKLFPFLPERVLKPLRFGINHKGKYSEAAADQAEDKDVAMMKDKFISHTAENMDEHAEDPTWNKRL